CCGGCACGCCGTGCCGCTCCATCAGGTCCAGGGGGACGTAGAGGCGCTCCTCGGCCGCGTCTTCCTTCACGTCGCGCAGGATGTTGGTGATCTGCACGGCGTTCCCGAGGGTCTCGGCGATCTGGTATCCCGGGTCCCGAGGCACGCCGAACGCGTGGATGGAGAGCATCCCCACGGCGCCGGCCACCTTGCGGCAATAGCGCAGCAGGTCCTCCAGGGTCCCCATCCGGACCGCCGGCGCCGTGTCGGTCTCCACGCCGTCGATGACGGCGAGGAACTCCTCCCGCGGCAGGTCGTAGCGTTGCACGGGTTGCAGCAGCGCCCTGGTCGTCAGCCACCGCGGTTCGCCCGCGTAGAGCCGCGCGATCTCTTCCCGCCACGCCGCCAATCCGCGCCTCTTCTCCGCGCTGTCCCCCGGTTCGTCGGCCACGTCGTCCACCTCGCGGCAGAACGCGTAGATGGCGTACATGGCGCGACGGCGCTCCGCCGGCAGCACGCGCATGCCCCACAGGAACGACGTGCCCGAGCGTGCCACCACCCGGTGGACATGGGTCCACGGCTCCGCGGGCCGTTCCGCCGCGGCCGCCACGCCCGCCGTGGGTCTACCCTCCGGCATCCGACGAATCCTCACCCCCGCGCGTGCCGGAACGAGGCGGCTTCGGCGCGCGGTGCCGCCGCAAGGCCCGTTCGAACAGCACCCGGCCGATGCCGCGCGCGCAACACGCCGCGTACTGGGCCTTGGTCAACACCACCCTTTCGGCCAGCGGATCGCGCCGGCGCAGTTCCGCGCCGAGCCTCCATGCGATGGCGACGATGACCGCGGCCTCCATGGCGAAACGCAGGTTGCGCAGGTGCCCCGGCAGCGCGTCCGCGGTTTCCAGGAGGCGGTCCGTGTAGTCGAGGCAGCGGTCCAGCACCCGCCGCAGCGGCGCGCCGGCCGCCCCATGAGCGAGAGCTTCGACATCCGCGCCCGCCGACGACATCCACTCCCGCGGCAGGTAGACACGGTTCAATGTCCTGTAATCGTCACCGCAGTCCTGCAGATGGTTGAGCACCTGCAGGGCGTTGCACAGGGCATCGGAGGCCGGGTAAGCCGCGGGCGACTCGCCGTGCAGATCCACCAGGTAGCGGCCCACCGGCGCCGCCGACAGGTCGCAGTAACCCATGAGATCGTCCCAGTCGTCGTAGCGCAGCTTGACCGCGTCCTGCTTGAACGCCCGGGTCAGGTCCACGCAGTGCCGGGGCGTCACACCGGTCTCGGCCAAGCTGCGCCGGATCGCGTGCGCCTTGCGGAAAGCCGGGTCCGGCGCACCGGCGCCGGTAACCGCGTCGGCGAAACACTCGAGCCGCGCGATCTTGTCGGCGGGCGACAGGGCCGGGTTGTCGGCGATGTCGTCGATGGCACGGGCGTAGGCGTAGAAGATGGCGATATGCGGGCGCAGGCGCGCCGGCAAGAGCCACGAGCCCACCGGGAAATTCTCATCCGCCGCGGCCTTGCCGGACGGCGTTTCCATGGACACCGACGTATTCATCGTAAGGTGCTGATTCCGGCGAACGACCCCTTCGATCCCGTTCACCCTCATGGTGAGGCTACCACGAAACCGCCGTCCCGGACCATACGAAGAAACGAATACCGCGGTTCCCTCGCCTTCCGGCGTCACGCGACCGAGATTCAGGCCCCATCACGCCCGGAGGCGAAACTTCGCCCTTGCCGAACCGGCATCGACAAGGGGAGGATCGAGATCCGCAGCGTCGATCCCGTCGGCCTCCATCAGGTGTTCGCAGAACCTCTGGAAGAAGACATCCTGAGACTGTCTCGCTGGAATATCTGGCGGTTGCGTCCCTGCAGGTCTCGGGATAATACACTCATGGTTGTCTTGACCCTCGCGGCAAGGCGGCCATGCCTGCGTTCCGGTACCGGATGAGATCGCCCATGCACGCGAACGACAGTCCCGCCGCCCATGCCCGGCGTTCCCTTGCCGACACCGATCCGGCGGTGGCGGAAGCGCTCGACGGCGAGACGCGCCGCCAGCGCGAACAGATCGAGCTCATCGCATCCGAGAACGTCATGAGCCGGGCAGTGCGCGAGGCGCTCGGCCACGAGATCGGGAACAAGACGCTGGAGGGCTATCCTGGAAACCGCTTCCACGGCGGCGGCGAGCATGTCGACATTGTCGAGCGCCTCGCCGTCGAGCGCGCAAAGGACCTCTTCGGCGCAGCCTATGCCAACGTTCAGCCACACTCCGGCACGCAGGCGAACCAGGCCGTGTTCTTCGTGTTGCTGCGCCCCGGAGACCGTATCCTGAGCCTGGACCTGGCGGCGGGCGGGCATCTCAGCCACGGCGCCGGAGCCAACCTCTCGGGGCGCTGGTTCGACTCCCATCACTACGGCGTGGACCGGGAGACTGGTCTGCTCGACTACGACGCGATAAAGGCCCGCGCCCGCGAGGTGCGCCCGGCGCTGCTGATCGCCGGCGGCTCGGCCTATCCGCGGGCGATCGACTTCGAACGCATGGGCCGAATCGCCGAAGCCGTCGAAGCCCGGCTCTTGGTCGACATGGCCCATATCGCGGGTCTGGTTGCGGCGGGCGTGCACGCCTCGCCCCTGCCGCACGCCGACATCGTGACCTGCACCACGACCAAGACCCTGCGCGGCCCCAGGGGCGGCGTCATCCTCGCGCACTCGGACGCGTTCGCCAAGCGCATCCAGTCCGCCGTGTTCCCCGGCGTCCAGGGGAGCCTCCATTCGAACGTGCTCGCCGCCAAGGCGGTGTGCCTGGGCGAGGCGCTTCGCCCGGAGTTCAGGGACTACGGGCGGCGCGTCGTCGAGAACGCGCGGACTCTTGCCGCCGCGCTCGCCGACCGCGGCCTCGGTATCGTCGGCGGCGGCACCGACACCCACATGGTGCTGCTCGATCTTGCCTCGGTGGGGCTCCTCGGAAGCCAAGCGGAGACCGCGCTCGCCAGGGCCGGCATCACCTCCAACCGGAACCCGGTGCCGTTCGACGCGCGCAATCCCTCGAAGTGGACCGGGCTGCGCCTGGGCGTCGCCGCGGCGACCACGCGGGGTCTCGACGCCGCCGGCATGGCGGTTCTTGGCGCGTGCATCGCGGAACTCATTCACGCCGAATCCCGCGCCGATCCCGGACCGGCCCTTGCGCGGGCGGGACCCGCGGTCGCGCGGCTCGCACGGGAGCTTGACGGGTTCGAAGACACACCCGCGCGCGAAGGCCCGGCCGAGTAGGGTCGGCCCCTGCCGGAACTCTGAAAGCTGCCCCTGTCCCAGCCGGTGTCGGGGCCCGGCGGGCATCGCGATGCCATCGCTGGGGCGGCGATGGATTGCCGCCGCGAGGGCCTCGCGGTCATCCCTGTCCGGACCGGCGACTCAGTCGTTCTCGCCGGGCCGGGCCATGCGGTAGCCGACGCCGCGCTCGTTGACGATGTAGGCGGGGCGCGCCGCGTCGTCGCCGAACGTGCGCAGCTCTTGGTCACCACTGGGACATAGTCCGAGGCGGCGAGCGCGTCGCCAGCGCCCGACCGAGCCGGTAGAGTTCCTCGGGGGTCAGGAACCGCTCGTGGTGCTTCTCGACCTTGTAGCGGCGTACGAAACGGCACGGGTTCTTGCCCGAAGGACGCCATCCCCACGCATCGGCCAGGTTGAACATCTTGACAAGGATTTCCACGGCCCGGTTCGCCACCGTGGGCATGTCCCTCAGACCGTCCTGAAACGCCATGATGTGCTTGCGCTCGACCTCTGAAACCAGAAGCTTTCCCAGCGTCGGCACGATGTGCTTGCGGAGCATGAGACCGTAGTGGGACACGGTCAAGGGCTTGCAGTGCATGGCCACGTACTCGCGCTGGTAGCGTTCGGCCAGGTCTGCGACCGTCGGGGGCGGCGGAAGGTTCCGCCAAGGGTGCAGACTCGCCCGCCTTGATGCGGCCAATGATCCGGGCGGCTTCCTTGCGGGCCTGGTCGGCGGAAAGCTCGCCGTGGCGGCCCACGGTGACGCGCTTGGAGCGGCCGAAGACACGCGTCTGCACGACGTAGACCTTGGCGCCCGAGGGATGGACCCGGATGCCGAATCCGGGAAGGTCACGGTCCCAGAACACGGTGTCCTTGTCATCGACCGACAGACGGTCGATAATGCGTTTCGAGAGGCTAAGGTACTCGGTTTTGGCCATGTCACTACCTCCTGAGACGAGGAGCCTACGGGCCGGATCGGAAGTGCCCACTAAGCCGCATCCGGGCGGATCGGTAGGGAGCCGGCATGGAAGATAAATCCAACGATGTCTTTCGCGTGACCCTTCTGGGCACCGGGGCGCCGCCGCCCGTGCTCCACCGCTTCGGGCCGAGCACGCTCGTGGAGGCAGGGGGCGAGAAGTTCCTGTTCGACGCGGGGCGCGGCGCGTTGCAACGGCTGCACCAACTCGGGATTCCCTTCGGCGACATCACGGGCATGTTCCTGACCCATCATCACTCGGACCACGTGGTGGGTTTCACCGATCTATGGCTCACCGGCTGGATCGGACGGCCCTGGGGCCGGCGCACCGTGCCGCTCAAGGTGTGGGGACCCGAGGGCACGAACCAGATGGCCGAACACCTGCCCCTGGCGTTCGCCACCGACATCCGCGTGCGCAGCCACAGCTACAACGCCGACGGCGTGAAGCTCGAATCCACCGAGATCGAAGAGGGCGTGGTCTTCGAGTCGGGCGGCGTCCGCGTCACCGCTTTCAGGGTCGATCACGGCGGCGAGCAGCTCGACGCCTTCGGCTACCGCATCGACTGCAACAGCCGCTCCGCGGTGCTGTCCGGCGACACCACCTTCAACGAGAACCTCATGGCCCACTCGCAGGACGTGGACCTGTTGGTCCACGAGGTCACCCACGGCATGGGCGAGGGCCTGGAGCGCTCCAACCTGGAACGCATCCGCCGCAACCACACGACGCCGGAAGACGCCGGCAAGGTGTTCACGCGCACCCGCCCCCGGCTCGCCGTCTACAACCACATCCTCCTCTTCGGCGAAGCCACCGACGCCGACCTGATCCCGGCCACCCGCACCGCCTACAGCGGGCCGCTGGTACTGGGCGAAGACCTGATGCGGTTCGACATCGGCGACGAGGTGCGCTGCAGCGGGTTCCCTTCTTCATCAGATACAAACACGGCGTCGACCAGCCCGCCCGCGTGAACCCAACCTCTAACCAACACTTCCCGTGAGATACGTGGAGGGATCGACTTCCTGCTGACAAGAACTCTCGTACAGCGCCCCCATGCTCAGGCCGTTGCCTTTGCCGTGAGATCAGGTAGGATATTCTGGTCGCCAGGAGAGGCCTAATGTCCCCCCAAGACCATCTCGACGCCTTTATTCCCGATGCACTTCGTATCCTGAAGGATCCTGCACGGGACCTCCCGCGGCTTGCGAAAGACTCCGCCTCCATGACGGCGCTCGAAGCCGCGATGCGCCGTGTCCCCACGCGCCACGAGCTATTGTTGGGCGACGCCCGCGCCGCCGATTTTCCGGCCGAATCGGTCCATTTGGTAGTGACGTCGCCGCCTTACTGGACGCTCAAGGAATACCGCCGCACCGCGGGCCAATTGGGTTGGATCGAGGACTATGACGAATTTCTCGACCAACTGGACGCAGTTTGGCGTATCTGCCACCGGGCGTTGATTCCCGGTGGACGTCTCGTCTGCGTCGTGGGCGATGTGTGTCTCTCCAGACGCAAGAACTCCGGGCGGCATACGGTGGTGCCCCTGCACGCCTCCATACAAGAGCGCTGTCGCAGACTCGGATTCGACAATCTGGCGCCTATAATCTGGAGCAAGATCGCCAACGCAGCCTACGAGGTCGATCGGGGCGGGGGCGGATTTCTGGGAAAGCCCTACGAGCCCAACGCGGTCCTCAAGAACGACGTCGAGTTCATCCTCATGCAGAGGAAGCCCGGGGGCTATCGCAAACCTTCGACAGCGGCGAGGATCCTGAGTCTGCTTCCCAAGGATTACTTCCAGAAGCTCTTCCGTCAGGTCTGGACCGATGTTCAAGGCACCTCGACACGGACCCACCCGGCACCCTACCCGGTGGAGCTGGCCGAGCGGTTGATCCGCATGTTCAGCTTTGTAGGGGATACAGTGCTCGATCCGTTTACAGGAACAGCCTCGACCCAGATTGCGGCCGCCGGTTGCGGCCGGAACAGCATAGGTATCGAAATCGATCCTGTATACATGAAGGCTGCTCTGAGCCGGCTCCGGAATCAGACCAGTGACCTGTTGAAGGACGTAAGGGTTACGTCCGGCGAAATCCCCACCGAAGCCGTCCCGTCAAGGAAGAAAGCCGTGATGGGATAACACTGCCCTGCCACCTGCCAAGACGAACCGCGAGCATGATCTCCCTCGACGAGGCGGTCCAGGACCTTTACCGTATTGCGGTTGTCGAAGGCAGGACCACGTCCACCCTCCGGCTCCAAACGCTCGCCGACTATTGCGTTCAGGAACTCGAACGCCGCGGTTTGAAAGATGTCGAGAAGGAAGTGGCTATACCCGGTGCGGGAAGAGAAAAGCAATGGGATGTCGCGTGGGAGTACGACGGGAAGTTTCGCCTCGGCATTTCCCTGAAATCCATCCTCAAAAACATTCCCGGGACGGTTCCGAACAGGGTCGACGATCTGATTGGAGAAGCGGCGAACGCGCAACTTCATTCTCCCGAAATAGCCATCGGCTATGTCATGGTCTTCGATATTGGACAGGACACGGTATCCACCAAACATCACGCGAAGTGGTCCGACATCATTTTCGACCGGCTGACATCCCTGTCCGGCAGGAGACCGCCGTCCTGGACTACCGGGACCATCGAAGATTTCGTACTCGTCAAGGTCAACTTCGGTTCATCGCCGGCAATCGTTGGGACCTCACGCCCGTTCGGGGACTTCTTTGACACACTGGTGACGCAAGTCGCTCACCGAAACCCGAATGCGATCCGCTAGTGTGGTGTCTCACAAATACGCTTATGAATCTGCGAGGGCATTTTGGTCGTCGGCAAGGCGCGATGACGAGCAGTGGCGGGTACCACGCGAGGAAGAGCAACGCAGCCGACGGCCAAAAGGACCCGCAGATTCATAAGCGTATTTGTGAGACACCACACTAGCCCGCCCCGGAAGGAGAAGGACTTGGCCGACAAACCATCAACGAACGATCCCGGTCTCACCCCCCTCACCGTGGCCAGCAACGACTACCCGTTCTTCGGCGCGCTCACGAGCGGGCGCCACCAAGCGTACGGGCTGGACATTCGCTGGCACTACGTGGACCCGCCGAACAAGCTGTTCCGGCGGGTGCTGAAGTCGCCGCGCTACGACGTCACCGAGCTTTCGCTGTCGAGTTACACGATGATGCGGGAGCAGGGCTGGCGCGCCTACAAGGCGTTGCCGATCTTCACCTCCCGGCGCTTCCGCCACTCGGCGCTGTTCGTGCGCCGGGGCAGCAGGCTGGTGAGCGGAGAGCAGCTCAAGGGCAAGCGCGTGGGGGTGCCGGACTATCACATGACCGCGGCGGTGTGGATTCGCGGCATCCTGCAGGACGACTACGGCGTCAAGCCGGAGGACATCCACTGGGTCACCGGACGGGTGGAGCGGGTCAGGCTGCCCCGGGAACTCGCCGGCAAGGTGGAGAACGCGGGCGGGGAAGCGCGGCTCTTCGACTGGCTCCTGGAGAAGAAGCTCGACGCGGTGATCTACGCGCACCTGACCAGGCCGCCGGTGCCCGACGGCGCCGTGCGCTGCCTCTTTCCCGACGCCGTGGAGCGGGAGCGGAAATACTACCGCAAGCACGGCGTCATCCCGCTCATGCACCTGATGGCCCTCGGGGAGAAGCACCTGGAGAAGGGGCCCGGGATCGCGCGCAAGGTGGAGCGGGTGCTCAGGAAGGAGAAGGAAGCCTTCTTCAAGCGGCTCGAGAGAGTGAGCACGGCCGGGGTGCTGCCGTGGTTCTCCGAGTACGTGGACGGCACCGCGGAGGTTCTCGGCCCCGATCCCTGGCCCCACGGCCTCGACGCCAACCGCAAGGGGTTGGAGAAGTTCCTGGACTACTCCATGGCCCAGGGGCTGATCTCGCGCCGGCCCGACCTGCGCGAGCTTTTCATCGACGTCTGACCTAGTGTCGTGCCCTGCCCGTTCCCGTGGATGGGCCGGCGGTCAGCTCCTCACAGCACGAACGGCATGGTGGCGGCCAGCAGCACGCTCTGGTCCAGCAGCATGACGCGCTTGCGGATCCTCCACCGGCCGTCCACCTTGCACAGCACGTCCTCGCGCTTGCCGGCGAAGACGTCGGTGCTGTCCTCGAGCTTGTTGCGGTAGATCAGCACGCGGTACTTGACGCCGACCTCCTCGGGGTCTTCCAGGCTCGGGGTGGCGCGGATGCCGTGGACGTTGGTGATCAGCCGGGAGACCCGCGGCGCGGGCTCCTCCACCCAGTGCACTCCGGTGGCGATCTGCTTGATGCGCAGCCGCAGGGTGCTCTTGCCCTCGTCGAACCAGTTCATGTCCCGGCCCTGGCGGGTGTTCTCCGTGTCCCAGTGGCCGAACTGGACGTTCCGGCGCATGGGCGCCCAGTAGGAGACATCCTCGGTCAGGAGGTCGAGCCACTCCTCGTAGCGGCGCTCGTCCAGCAGGTCCGCCTCGGCGCACAGGAACTCGTGTACCTCCTGAGCAAGCAGCAGGTAGGCGAGGCCTTTCCCGGCACGGTCCGCGGCCGGAGTTCCGCCGTCCGGCGACGCATTGCCCGGCGGCGTCGCCGGCGGCAACCCGCGCGGAGCCGTCTCTCCCGCCGATTTGATCCTACGGCCGGTCATTCATCAGCTCCGACCAGCGCCGGTAGAACGCCCGGGCGCCTTCCTCGGAAAAGGACGCCTTGACGGTCACCGCGTCCGGCAGGTTCTCCACGGGCTGCGCGAACCCCAGCCCCATGCCGTAGTTGTAGGGGTAGCGGCGCGCGATCGTGCCCCGGCTGGCCTCGGTGGCGTAGACCCAGTTGTCCATGTCGTCGGACTCCACCATGCCCGCGGGGCCGGAAAAGCGCATGTAGTAGCGGCGCAGCAGGTCCTTGACCTCCCAGGGGGCGTCCCGGTCCACGAGGTACCAGCGCCACGCCTCGGTCCGCCCCGCGCCCAGCGGATGCCACACCACCATGGTGCGCGGGAACCAGGGATGGAACGAGGTGTTGGGAAAGATGCTGCCGTTGCCGGGGGTGACGGTGACCTTGCCCTTCTGCCGCTCGCGCCGCCTGGCCTCCACCGCCTCGAAGTACTCCGCCACCGCCGGGTCGTTGGGGAACTCGGGGAACCACGCCTCGGCGCCCACCTCCGGCGGCCCCGTGATGGTGGCATGCCCCAGGGCGGGAAACGCCATCAGCCCGCTGGTGAACCGCCTGGCCTGGTTGCGGTGCGCCGAGCCGTGTCGCTCCTGGCCCTCGCCCCCCGGCCCGACCCCGGCGATCTCCGCCGACTTGTGCGTGGTGGGGCTGTGATAGGTGTCCCAGGCGAAGTTCTCGGCGGCGAACTTCCAGTTGCACGGCATGCGCCACTTGACCACCCCGCCGAGCACCTCCGAGCCGCCCTCGCCGCCGTCCCGCGCGTCCAGAAGCGCGTCCAGGTACAGGCGCATTCCTCCCAGGTACTCTTCGAAGGACGGCGCGGACGCGTCCCAGGCGGCCCAGACGGTCCCCTTGTACAGCTCTATCCGCGCCGCGTGGATCAGCCCCCACTCGGACTTGTCGAGCTGTTCGCCGTAGCCCGCGCGGTACTGCGGCACGCCATAGAGGTCCCCGGGCGTCTTCACCAGGCCGCCGTCGGTGGAGTAGCTCCAACCGTGGTACGGGCAGGTGAACACCGAGGTGTTGCCCTGGTCGTAACGGCACACCTTCATGCCCCTGTGCCGGCAGGTGTTGAGCAGCACGTGGATCCGGCTCTGCGGATCGCGCGTCAGGATGACCGACTCGTCCCCCATGCGGGAAAGAAAGAAGTCGCCGGCCTCGGGGATCTGGCTCTCGTGCCCCACGAAGAGCCACGCGCGCGCGAAGATCCGCTCCAGCTCGGAGCGATAGATGCCCTCGTCAACGAAGATCTCCCGGCTGACGATGCCCCGGTCGAGATCGACCCATGTGCCATTGTGTGGCGTCATTCTTCTATTCATCCTCGGCCCATGGCGCAGCGCAAGCGCTTGGGCGGATCAGCCGCCCATCTCGGCAACGCGGCGCGCCATCCACTCGACATAGGCGGTACGGGTCATACCGCGCCTTCGCGCCTCACTGTCGATGAACGCGGCGACTCCCTCGTCGAGGGTCATATGCCTGCGAACGCTCCGTCCCGAGAGTCGGATCAGTGGGATGGACACCAAGGTCTGCCCGCCTTCCGGTTCCACCCGCTCCGGATCGCTCGGCGTAATGAGCGCCCCGTCATCCTTCTCCGTTTCGATCGCGTAGTCGCGGAGCGCTTCTTCGGCATTGAGCATCGCCTCGTCTATGGACTTCCCCATGGCGACAATGCCTGGGAGGTCGGGGAACG
The DNA window shown above is from Deltaproteobacteria bacterium and carries:
- a CDS encoding serine hydroxymethyltransferase; translation: MHANDSPAAHARRSLADTDPAVAEALDGETRRQREQIELIASENVMSRAVREALGHEIGNKTLEGYPGNRFHGGGEHVDIVERLAVERAKDLFGAAYANVQPHSGTQANQAVFFVLLRPGDRILSLDLAAGGHLSHGAGANLSGRWFDSHHYGVDRETGLLDYDAIKARAREVRPALLIAGGSAYPRAIDFERMGRIAEAVEARLLVDMAHIAGLVAAGVHASPLPHADIVTCTTTKTLRGPRGGVILAHSDAFAKRIQSAVFPGVQGSLHSNVLAAKAVCLGEALRPEFRDYGRRVVENARTLAAALADRGLGIVGGGTDTHMVLLDLASVGLLGSQAETALARAGITSNRNPVPFDARNPSKWTGLRLGVAAATTRGLDAAGMAVLGACIAELIHAESRADPGPALARAGPAVARLARELDGFEDTPAREGPAE
- a CDS encoding site-specific DNA-methyltransferase, which gives rise to MTALEAAMRRVPTRHELLLGDARAADFPAESVHLVVTSPPYWTLKEYRRTAGQLGWIEDYDEFLDQLDAVWRICHRALIPGGRLVCVVGDVCLSRRKNSGRHTVVPLHASIQERCRRLGFDNLAPIIWSKIANAAYEVDRGGGGFLGKPYEPNAVLKNDVEFILMQRKPGGYRKPSTAARILSLLPKDYFQKLFRQVWTDVQGTSTRTHPAPYPVELAERLIRMFSFVGDTVLDPFTGTASTQIAAAGCGRNSIGIEIDPVYMKAALSRLRNQTSDLLKDVRVTSGEIPTEAVPSRKKAVMG
- a CDS encoding aromatic ring-hydroxylating dioxygenase subunit alpha; this translates as MTPHNGTWVDLDRGIVSREIFVDEGIYRSELERIFARAWLFVGHESQIPEAGDFFLSRMGDESVILTRDPQSRIHVLLNTCRHRGMKVCRYDQGNTSVFTCPYHGWSYSTDGGLVKTPGDLYGVPQYRAGYGEQLDKSEWGLIHAARIELYKGTVWAAWDASAPSFEEYLGGMRLYLDALLDARDGGEGGSEVLGGVVKWRMPCNWKFAAENFAWDTYHSPTTHKSAEIAGVGPGGEGQERHGSAHRNQARRFTSGLMAFPALGHATITGPPEVGAEAWFPEFPNDPAVAEYFEAVEARRRERQKGKVTVTPGNGSIFPNTSFHPWFPRTMVVWHPLGAGRTEAWRWYLVDRDAPWEVKDLLRRYYMRFSGPAGMVESDDMDNWVYATEASRGTIARRYPYNYGMGLGFAQPVENLPDAVTVKASFSEEGARAFYRRWSELMNDRP
- the hpnC gene encoding squalene synthase HpnC encodes the protein METPSGKAAADENFPVGSWLLPARLRPHIAIFYAYARAIDDIADNPALSPADKIARLECFADAVTGAGAPDPAFRKAHAIRRSLAETGVTPRHCVDLTRAFKQDAVKLRYDDWDDLMGYCDLSAAPVGRYLVDLHGESPAAYPASDALCNALQVLNHLQDCGDDYRTLNRVYLPREWMSSAGADVEALAHGAAGAPLRRVLDRCLDYTDRLLETADALPGHLRNLRFAMEAAVIVAIAWRLGAELRRRDPLAERVVLTKAQYAACCARGIGRVLFERALRRHRAPKPPRSGTRGGEDSSDAGG
- a CDS encoding 3-phenylpropionate/cinnamic acid dioxygenase subunit beta, yielding MTGRRIKSAGETAPRGLPPATPPGNASPDGGTPAADRAGKGLAYLLLAQEVHEFLCAEADLLDERRYEEWLDLLTEDVSYWAPMRRNVQFGHWDTENTRQGRDMNWFDEGKSTLRLRIKQIATGVHWVEEPAPRVSRLITNVHGIRATPSLEDPEEVGVKYRVLIYRNKLEDSTDVFAGKREDVLCKVDGRWRIRKRVMLLDQSVLLAATMPFVL
- a CDS encoding PhnD/SsuA/transferrin family substrate-binding protein encodes the protein MADKPSTNDPGLTPLTVASNDYPFFGALTSGRHQAYGLDIRWHYVDPPNKLFRRVLKSPRYDVTELSLSSYTMMREQGWRAYKALPIFTSRRFRHSALFVRRGSRLVSGEQLKGKRVGVPDYHMTAAVWIRGILQDDYGVKPEDIHWVTGRVERVRLPRELAGKVENAGGEARLFDWLLEKKLDAVIYAHLTRPPVPDGAVRCLFPDAVERERKYYRKHGVIPLMHLMALGEKHLEKGPGIARKVERVLRKEKEAFFKRLERVSTAGVLPWFSEYVDGTAEVLGPDPWPHGLDANRKGLEKFLDYSMAQGLISRRPDLRELFIDV
- a CDS encoding type II toxin-antitoxin system HicB family antitoxin, translating into MSRYPALIDGRKGAYGVTFPDLPGIVAMGKSIDEAMLNAEEALRDYAIETEKDDGALITPSDPERVEPEGGQTLVSIPLIRLSGRSVRRHMTLDEGVAAFIDSEARRRGMTRTAYVEWMARRVAEMGG
- a CDS encoding MBL fold metallo-hydrolase gives rise to the protein MEDKSNDVFRVTLLGTGAPPPVLHRFGPSTLVEAGGEKFLFDAGRGALQRLHQLGIPFGDITGMFLTHHHSDHVVGFTDLWLTGWIGRPWGRRTVPLKVWGPEGTNQMAEHLPLAFATDIRVRSHSYNADGVKLESTEIEEGVVFESGGVRVTAFRVDHGGEQLDAFGYRIDCNSRSAVLSGDTTFNENLMAHSQDVDLLVHEVTHGMGEGLERSNLERIRRNHTTPEDAGKVFTRTRPRLAVYNHILLFGEATDADLIPATRTAYSGPLVLGEDLMRFDIGDEVRCSGFPSSSDTNTASTSPPA
- the hpnD gene encoding presqualene diphosphate synthase HpnD; its protein translation is MPEGRPTAGVAAAAERPAEPWTHVHRVVARSGTSFLWGMRVLPAERRRAMYAIYAFCREVDDVADEPGDSAEKRRGLAAWREEIARLYAGEPRWLTTRALLQPVQRYDLPREEFLAVIDGVETDTAPAVRMGTLEDLLRYCRKVAGAVGMLSIHAFGVPRDPGYQIAETLGNAVQITNILRDVKEDAAEERLYVPLDLMERHGVPESPLSAVCDQPGFAAACAELAGIARDHYAGTERLLARLGRRQIRPIVLMMAVYRETLRRLEVRGWTHLERPVRLGKPRKLWLALRYGLL